CTGGGGAATATGATGCTGagatgaggctgctgcaggagctgtgctgccaggACCACCAGCAGGAAGCTCTGCGATTCTTCTGTGACACCTGCAGTGCTCCCATCTGCAGGGACTGCCGTATGCtagaccatttccagcacaaggtGGTCTCTATGGCAAATGCTGTGCAGAGGGAAAGGCCTTCTGTTGAGCAGCTAATTGACAGCCTGGCAGGAACGATAACATGCATCTCTGAGCAGGAAAAAGCTGTGGAGGAGACAATAGATAAATTGAAAACATCAGGAGAGAACATAAAGGAGAGGATCACCAAATACGTGGATGACATTATCTCCTACCTCCTGGCCCAGAAGGAAGCCGTTCTGGGTGAGCTGTCTGCTTTTCTAACTCAGCAAATGGAAAGTTGTCGCCTGGTGAAAGAGGAGCTCCAGAGCCAAAGAGATAAAGCAATCAGCACCAGAGAGTTCTCTCAAAGGGTCCTCTATGTGGGAAAGGACTATGAGATCTTACACTTAGAGGGCATGATAAGGAATCGGATTCAGGAGCTCCAGACATATATCCCACGGAAACTAGAGAGCCAAATCCCTGAATTGGCCATAGCCTGGGATCAGCCGGAAATGCTGTCAGAGGCAGCACTCTTCAGTCTAGTGTTTCCCAGGGAACAACCTGAAGGAGACATGGAAACTGTTTTTGAGCCAGATAGCGAGGCATCTGCTTCCCCCAGTGAGGAGTCTGAGGATGACCCAGACTTGCCCTTGGACTCAGAAGACCAAGAAGACTCCTGTCCAAGCTCTGAAGAGAGTGCCCCTGACACTCCCGACAAGAATCCCTCTTGTTGCAGCAGGCGCAGTAAAAGGCCTAAGCGCGTGTGCACTTTTGAGGTAGACCAGTGCTGGTCCCAAGCAAAGCCCAATATCACAGGGATTGCTGTTCTGCCTCACGCTGGTGGCATTCTCCTGTTAGATCAGGAGAATGATGAGATAAAGCAGTACAGCGCTGGTGGGCACTTTCAGCAATCAATACCTCTGCCAGACTCAGATGGCGTCTTCTGTGGCATTTCGCTCTGTGGAGACGTCCTAGCTTGCTCTTCAGattccttcctcttcttcctgacCCTTGAGGGCAAATTTCTGCGCAAGTTGCTGCTAAGGGGATCCGAGTCTTCCTATGCCATCACCTCCTATGAGGACTCCTATATTGCAGTGAGTGAAGGCACACTCTGCTCCATCTCCCTTTACAGCCCTTCAGGACACTGCGTGGGCAGGGTGGCACCCACAGATTACCATGGGGGGAAGTTCCTTTTCATTGCTGTCAATGACTGGGAGGAATTCATTGTTTCAGACTTCATCAAGAAGCAGATTGTCATCATTGAGAAGTCTGGGCTGATCCTCAATGTGCTGAAGACCTCACACTCGCTGCTGACAAAGCCGTTCAGTGTATGCGTGGACGTGTCTAGTAACATTTTTGTGGTTGATCAGTTGAAGGTGATTAAATTTTCACCAGATGGTGAGACAGGGGAGGTAGTGTTGAGCAACCAAAGTCGGCTGAAGAGACCCCGTGTCCTTGCTGTGGACGACGGCGGGCGCCTTGTTCTGGTGCAAGAGGATGGTTACGTCCACATTTATTGTTTCTAGTTCACACCCTTGGAGAATGTGGGCTGAGTGCCCCAAAGTAGCTGGTTCTGTAACCTCAGGTCCCAAACCTTTATGTTAATAGTGCGCCAGAGTAATCCCACTAGTACTATCACCTCCAGATGCGTTACAGAGCTTTAGCCCTGACTCTGGGTGTCAGTGGAACAGACATGTCTGGGCAGGAACCTTTGTGCTCCAAGTGTTTTGAAAATACTCAGAGCCCAGGGGAGCTGGAGGTAGAAATATTATTTCACTAACTGAGATGAGATCCATATTGCTAAAACTTTTTACACTCTCCCAGCTCACCTGACAGTTTCTGCAGGGGATACTGCAATGTTATAGTCAGTGCTGTCAGTGCCTGAGGTgaacagctggagagctgggaataATGGCCAGCTCTAAGGAAATGGCAGAAAGGAAATGCCTTTGCTTAATGTGCATTTGGTAGTTGGCACTGATAGATGACAGGTGCCTTTTGAACTGTTTCACGTTAAAGTAACATCTCTTCCCCTGCCCACCTTACCTCTGCTTTAGAGCTGTGAACTGATAGAACTCTGACTTTCACTTTAGCTGTTCTGGAGTGTGTCCCAGATTAAGGGAATGTTCAGAAAAATGACCTACTTCTATCTCTCAGCATCCCCTTTGCCATCTTAGCCCAGCCAGCCACTGAATTTCTCTCCCTCCTATCCCCCCGAGTCATAGTCCTCCTTGAGCAGGATGACCAAACATCACAAGGGAACCTGACGCCTGTCAGAAGTTGTGGGAACCTGGTCTGAGCATTGGAAGCATCCAGTCCCACAAGTGTGAAAAGGTAAAAACGGCTAGAACTGTATCTAAAGATCCCAAGCAGAAAGCACCCAGCATTGCTGCAGCCAGGAACTGGTTAGTGCATCCATTGGGAAAGAGGTGGCAGT
This window of the Eretmochelys imbricata isolate rEreImb1 chromosome 8, rEreImb1.hap1, whole genome shotgun sequence genome carries:
- the TRIM56 gene encoding E3 ubiquitin-protein ligase TRIM56; amino-acid sequence: MALTFMSLQELIREDFLTCKICYDLYTVPKILPCLHSYCQHCLEPLVRDGALQCPECRLQTDVPGGASSLKTNFFINSLLELFQIKHNRDLACTVCSDAQKILTATARCLDCKDFLCQSCTQGHCCSRLTLHHKVVKLEEFLAGEYDAEMRLLQELCCQDHQQEALRFFCDTCSAPICRDCRMLDHFQHKVVSMANAVQRERPSVEQLIDSLAGTITCISEQEKAVEETIDKLKTSGENIKERITKYVDDIISYLLAQKEAVLGELSAFLTQQMESCRLVKEELQSQRDKAISTREFSQRVLYVGKDYEILHLEGMIRNRIQELQTYIPRKLESQIPELAIAWDQPEMLSEAALFSLVFPREQPEGDMETVFEPDSEASASPSEESEDDPDLPLDSEDQEDSCPSSEESAPDTPDKNPSCCSRRSKRPKRVCTFEVDQCWSQAKPNITGIAVLPHAGGILLLDQENDEIKQYSAGGHFQQSIPLPDSDGVFCGISLCGDVLACSSDSFLFFLTLEGKFLRKLLLRGSESSYAITSYEDSYIAVSEGTLCSISLYSPSGHCVGRVAPTDYHGGKFLFIAVNDWEEFIVSDFIKKQIVIIEKSGLILNVLKTSHSLLTKPFSVCVDVSSNIFVVDQLKVIKFSPDGETGEVVLSNQSRLKRPRVLAVDDGGRLVLVQEDGYVHIYCF